The region GACTTAAAAATGATAGTATAGTAGAAAACTTTAATACTACTGAAGAAAGTCAATATGCAGAGCTAATACTACATATCATTTTGCCCGAAGAGTCAAGCTCATCTTGGATCGTTCAGCTTTTTAAAGGGGAAGAAGATAAAGAACAGATTGTAGATTTCTCTTCTATAAAAAAGAGCGGCGATTTAACTTTCTCTAAATTATCTGCCAATAAATACAGAGTTAAGGTTCTTGAAGATTGTGATAATAATGGTAGGTGGACTAGCGGAGATTATACAAAAAAACAACTCCCGGAAAAAGTTTTTTATTTCCCAACACCTATTGAGTTAAAAGCAGGATGGAAGGTTGAAGAAACTTGGACTGTTGACGATGCTTTTCAGGTAAATCCAAGTGTTAAAATTAAAAAGAAATAATAGGAATTTTTATCATAAAAAAAGAGGGCTTTGTTAAAAGCCCTCTCCATCCTTGTTATCCTTCAACGATTAATCTTCATTACAACGATTAATACATTGAATAATTTCTGTTAGAGTAGTGCTTTTTAAAGAGTAAAAAATCTTTTTTCCCTCACGTTTAGAGATAAGCACTTTGTTGTTTTTTAATATGTTTAAATGGTGAGAAGCAGCAGCTTGCTCTATATTTAACGCATGATATATTTCTGTTACACTCATACGCTTATTTTGATCTAACATATCAATAATTGCTATACGCATAGGGTGAGCGATGGCTCTCAATTTGCCGGCAGCAAATTCGAGCTTTTCAATGTCAAGCGATAAATTTCCCATAATATTTTTATTTTAATAATGTAAGACAAAATTAAATATTTAATTATGTAAAAGAAATAAATATATAAATTATTTCTAATTTAGAATAGTTCTAAGTTGCTAATTGAATAATTCGGTGAATGAAAACTTATTTCCATCGAACAAGCCTTTGTCACTTAATTTAATTTCTGGAATAACAAGTAAAGCCATAAACGAAAGTGTCATAAAAGGCGCCCCTAAATTTCCTCCTAATCCTTTTGCTTTTTTGTCTATATCTGCATATTGTCTTGCTATTTTAAAGCCATCGGCATTCGACATTATTCCTGCAACGGGTAAGGAGAGTATCATTTGTTCTTTATCTTTCACCCAAGAAACGCCACCTGTTTCTCTGATAATTAGGTTAATAGCAGCAAGTAATTCTTGGTCGCTTGTTCCAACGGCAATAATATTGTGGCTGTCGTGAGCCACGCTGGACGCAATAGCTCCTTCTTTGAATCCAAATCCTCGAATAAAACCAATAGCGGGTTTTGAAGGCTCATAGCGATTTAAAACAACAATTTTTAATACGTCATTTTCAATATTGCTTATAACATTATTTTTATCTATCAAAGCTTTATCGTGTACTAAATGTGTAATTAATTGTCCGTCTACAGCTTCAATAACTTTTAGTTTTCCTGTTTGTGGTTTTACTTGTAAATCGGAAAGTGCTAAGGGTTTTGCTACAAAAAGATTTGGAGTAGACTCTTTTATAGATTCAATTAATGTTTTACCATTTTCGGCAATTAATTGTCCGCGTACATAGGTTTTTAAGACATTGAAATTTTCAGGATTGTCAATCACAATAAGGTCTGCATCATCGCCGATTTGTAACATTCCCACATCAAGTTTATAATGTTTTATTGGGTTTAGTGTGCAGCTTTTTAATATGCTTATTAAATCATAGCCTTTGGTTAGTGATCTTTTTATCAGTTGATTAATATGCCCTTTTTCCAGATCGTTAGGATGTTTATCGTCTGAACAAAGCATTATTTTATCGCTATATTCGCCCATTAGCTCAATCAGCGATTCAAAATTTCTGGCAGCACTTCCTTCCCTAATCTGAACAAACATACCGCTTTTCATTTTATCTAATGCTTCTTCTGTTGTAAAGCATTCATGATCGGTTGAAATGCCGGCTTGTGCATATTTTTCAGCATCATTTCCTTTTAATCCCGGAGCATGACCGTCAACAGGTTTGTTGTATTTTTTTGCGCTTGAAAGTTTAGCGAAAACTTCTTTATCGTCATTTAAAACCCCGGGGAAATTCATCATTTCTGCCAAATATTTTACCTCATCCATTTGTAAAAGTTCATCTACTTCCTCAGGTCCAAGAGATGCTCCTGAGCTTTCAAAAGGGGTGGCAGGAACGCAGGAAGGAGCTCCAAAGTAAAACTTAAATGGAACTTTGTTTCCGTTTTCAATCATAAATTTCACTCCCTCTATTCCTAAAACATTAGCAATTTCGTGAGGATCGGAAACGGTAGCAACAGTACCATGGATAGATGCTAAGCGTGCAAATTCCGAAGGAATAAGCATAGAACTTTCAACATGGATATGAGAATCTATAAGTCCGGGTAAAATATATTGACTTTCAGTAATTTCGGGATTGGGAATTATGGTCTTTATTTTGGCTCCTTCTATATGGAGTTCACCTTTAAATATTTTTCCCGCGATTATATCGACAATATGACCTTTTAATATGTTCATGATAGCGTAATTTTAATTGGCAATTTACGCTTTTTTAAGAAAATGAGTGTCTATTTAGGTGCTTTTTTAAGGAGGTAGAGTGCGATGATAATATAAATCAGATTTGGAATCCAAGCAGCAACTAATGGGCTAAGATTGCCGGAAATAGCAAATACCGTTGTGAATTGCATAAACAAAATATAGATAAAAGTAAGTGCAATACCAAGTCCTAAGTGCATACCTATACCTCCACGTACTTTTCTGCTTGATAAGCTAACGCCTATTATTGTTAGTATAATAGTGGCAAAAGGAAATGCTATGCGTTTATGCATTTCGATTTCGTAGGTCATTACATTAGGAGATCCTTTTAGTTTTTGTTTAGCAATAAAATTACGAATCTGAAAGAAATCCATTTCTTCATAATCCTCTTTAATTACAATAAGGTCTTTTGGATTTAGTGCTAATGTTGTATCTTTTGTCTCGCCTATAATTAACTTTTCGTTAAGACCATCAATATAACGTTCGTAATAATTGATAAGCGTCCACTTATTGCTTATTGTATCGAAAACGGCTTTATCTGTATTCAATTTATAAATCAATTGTCCGAGGCTATCAACTTTTTCCAGAGAAAATTTTCGTGCAGTTCCTGTTTTCACCTTAAATCGTTCTACATATACGAAAGTACCTTTACTTATCTGAAAATGAATGTTTTCTCCCATATCTTTTTGGAGATTACTAAGGTATTTTTGTTTAAAAACACGCATCTCAATATTTGTATGAGGAATAACAAAGTTTGCTAAAGAAAACGAAAGAACACCTAATATTCCGGCCGAAATA is a window of Bacteroidales bacterium DNA encoding:
- the ade gene encoding adenine deaminase encodes the protein MNILKGHIVDIIAGKIFKGELHIEGAKIKTIIPNPEITESQYILPGLIDSHIHVESSMLIPSEFARLASIHGTVATVSDPHEIANVLGIEGVKFMIENGNKVPFKFYFGAPSCVPATPFESSGASLGPEEVDELLQMDEVKYLAEMMNFPGVLNDDKEVFAKLSSAKKYNKPVDGHAPGLKGNDAEKYAQAGISTDHECFTTEEALDKMKSGMFVQIREGSAARNFESLIELMGEYSDKIMLCSDDKHPNDLEKGHINQLIKRSLTKGYDLISILKSCTLNPIKHYKLDVGMLQIGDDADLIVIDNPENFNVLKTYVRGQLIAENGKTLIESIKESTPNLFVAKPLALSDLQVKPQTGKLKVIEAVDGQLITHLVHDKALIDKNNVISNIENDVLKIVVLNRYEPSKPAIGFIRGFGFKEGAIASSVAHDSHNIIAVGTSDQELLAAINLIIRETGGVSWVKDKEQMILSLPVAGIMSNADGFKIARQYADIDKKAKGLGGNLGAPFMTLSFMALLVIPEIKLSDKGLFDGNKFSFTELFN
- a CDS encoding helix-turn-helix transcriptional regulator, encoding MGNLSLDIEKLEFAAGKLRAIAHPMRIAIIDMLDQNKRMSVTEIYHALNIEQAAASHHLNILKNNKVLISKREGKKIFYSLKSTTLTEIIQCINRCNED
- a CDS encoding LptF/LptG family permease, which codes for FFYSIALLTIIIIIFDVSEKIEDFIEKEAPLNEIIFSYYINFLPYFVNLFSYLFVFITVIFFTSKLAANTEIIAMLSSGISFKRLLRPYIISAGILGVLSFSLANFVIPHTNIEMRVFKQKYLSNLQKDMGENIHFQISKGTFVYVERFKVKTGTARKFSLEKVDSLGQLIYKLNTDKAVFDTISNKWTLINYYERYIDGLNEKLIIGETKDTTLALNPKDLIVIKEDYEEMDFFQIRNFIAKQKLKGSPNVMTYEIEMHKRIAFPFATIILTIIGVSLSSRKVRGGIGMHLGLGIALTFIYILFMQFTTVFAISGNLSPLVAAWIPNLIYIIIALYLLKKAPK